GCACGGCCTTGCCGGTCTCCGACTGGTAGTCGTATTTCACGGCTTCGAGCTTTCGCATCTCGCTGCCGACCTTGACGCCACCTTTCGCGTTGACGGCGTCGATGCACATGTCGAGGCCCTGCTGCTCCTTGCCGCCTTCGTCGGCAAGCGCACCGGTCAACGACAGCGGTGCGCCGATGCGGATCGGATCGGCGGCATGCGCCAGACCTGCAGCACCGAGCACGAGCAGTCCGCTGGCCAGCGCCCGGCCTGTGTGCTTCAGAAAGGAATGGGTCATACGCGCCTCCCCGCGGTTTGACAGCGATGGTTGGATCGAATGGAATGTCATCATGATGAATGATGCGAGTCAAACAATTCGGCATCAAAATGCCCGAATGAAACGTTTCCCGAGCATTGCCGCATTTGCATGGCACGCCGTCTCTCATGCGAAGCAACGTCCGGCTGGGTGAAGCGATGGAAGTGTCATCGGAGCCATTGCTGAACGTTCGCGGTCTTGCGGCCGGATACGGGGACATCCAGGTTCTCTGGGGCGTCGACCTGGACGTGCCCCGCAATTCCATCGTGTCCATCGTCGGCCCGAACGGCGCCGGCAAGACAACCTTGCTGCTGACTTTGTCCGGAATGGTGCGCGTCCGCGCCGGTTCTTGGCATTTTGCCGGGAAGGATCTGACCGGCTCATCACCCCACGTGATCGTCGATCAGGGCATCGCGCATGTGCCCGAAGGCAGGCGTCTGTTCCGGACGCTGAGCGTCCGCGACAATCTGCTGCTGGGTTCTTTCCATCGGACCGATCGGGCCGAAGTCCAGCGCGACCTCGAGTTCGTGTTCGAGACCTTTCCGGTCCTGCGCGAGCGCGCGTCACAGGACGCCAGCACCCTGTCGGGTGGCGAACAGCAGATGTGCGCCATTGGCCGCGGCATCATGGCGCGGCCGAAGCTCCTGATCATCGACGAGCTTTCGCTCGGCCTTGCGCCGGCCGTGGTCGAAATGCTGGCCGAGAGTCTGCCCAAGGTCCGTGACCAGAACATTGCGATCCTGCTGGTGGAGCAGGACGTCGCGACGGCCTTCGAGATTTCGGACTACGGCTATGTGCTGGAATCCGGCAAGGTGAAGATGTCCGGCCGTTCGAGCGAACTCCTGGCCAGGCCTGACGTGCGCGACGTCTACCTCGGCATGGCCTGAGGTCGAACGTTCGGAAAGCTACCGCTTGGCTTGAGCCAGCGCGTCGAGGATGCGCTGGGGCGTGAACGGCTGATGCGTCACCCGCGCGCCGAGCGGCTTCAACGCATCGTTGACCGCGACCCAGACGGCGCCCATGGCGCCGATCAGGCCGGCCTCGCCGATGCCCTTGGCGCCGAGCTTCGTGGAGGCTTCCGGCGTCTCGACGTGGGCAACCGCGATATCGGGCATTTCCGAAGCCATCGGTACGAGATAGTCGGCCATGGTGCCGTTCTGGAGATTGCCGTCGTCGCTGTAGATGCATTCTTCGAACAGGGTGGCGCCGATGCCCTGGACGATTCCGCCGCGCACCTGTTCGTCGACCAGCAACGGATTGATCACCCGACCGCAGTCGTCGACCGCCCACTGGCGCAGCACCTTGATGAAGCCGGTGGCGCAGTCGACCTCGAGGTAGCTCGCCTGGACGCCGTTCGCCATGTAGTAGAGCTTGTCGTTTCCGGCGAAGCTCGCCGTGACCGACAGCTGCACGTCGAAGTCGGCCGGCAGGGTGTCCTGACGGAAGTATCCGATCCGGCCGATGTCCGCGAGCGAGAGCACGGCATCGCCGGTCTTGGCGTTCACGACATGACCGCCGACCACATCAAGTTGATCGGGCGATGTCTGGCTGATGGTGGCTGCGAGCGAAAGGATGTTGCGCTTGAGCATGAGGCCGGCGCGCAATGCAGCTTCGCCGCCGATCGCGGTGCCCCGCGATGCCCACGCACCGCCACCGTAGGTCGACAGCGAACTGTCGCCACCGGCGACGGCCACTTGATCGACCGCGACGCCGACGGAATCGGCCACGATCTGTGCGATCGCCGTCAGCGTGCCTTGGCCTTGATCGGTGAGGCTGGTGAGGCAGCGCAACGAGCCTGTCGGCTCGAGCCGCAACGTGCAGCCGTCCTGGGTGGAGATCGATGCGCCCGAGGGTCCGTAGTAGGGGGCGCCATACGCGGTTTGCTCGCAGAAGGTCGAGATGCCGAGACCGCGGTAGATTCCTTTTTCGCGAAGTTCGCGCTGCTCGCGCCGGAGCCCGTCGTAGTCGATCAGCTTCACCAGGGCTTCCAGGCATTCGTGGAACGAGACAGTTTCCAGCCGCTGTCCGCCCGGGGTCACGCAGGGAAGTTCGGACTTGGCGCGGTAGTTGCGCCGCTTGAACTCCACCGTGTCCATACCGAGCCGGTCGGCGGCCCAGTCGGTCAGCAGTTCGGCGGTGATGCAGGCGAAGGGCATGCCGACGCCGCGATACATGCCAACCAGGTTCTTGTTGACGTAGACGCTGCGTGTCCGCCCCCGGTAATTCTCGAATCGGTAGGGGGCGCCGGCGACCGTGATCGCCATCATGCCTTCGGCCACGTTGAAGCGGAACGGCATGCCGTAGGCGCCAACCGCGCCCAGATCGTCGAGCTCCATCGCGGTGATCTCGCCCGACTTCTTCACCGCGATGCTGCATCGGATGACGTGATCGCGGGCATGGGCGTCCGAGACGAACGACTCGAGCCGGTCGACACAGAACTTGACCGGCCGGCCGAGCAGCATGCTTGCGACGACAGTGGCGATCTCGTCGGTGTAGATGTTCAGCTTCATGCCGAACGCGCCGCCAATGTCGGGCGACGTCACCTGCACCTTGTGCTCGGGAATACCGAGATGCTTGCTGTAGACATGCTGCATCTGGAACGGCGACTGGTGCGCATGAATGACTCGAAGCGAGTTCTCGCTCGGGTCGAAATCCGCGATCAGGCCGCGCGTTTCCAGCGTCATGGCCATCTGGCGCTCGAACCGCAGCGTCTCCTCGATGACGATATCGGCCTCGGCGTAGGCCTTGTCCGGTTCGCCCTTCGACAGCGAAAAATCGAAGGCGAGATTATTGCCGAGCTCGGGATGGACCACCGCCGCGTCGGCTTCGATCGCGTGCAAGTGCTCGGCAACGGCGGGCAGGGGATACCACTCGATCGAGACGAGCTCGGCGGCATCCTCCGCCTGTGCGCGCGTCGCCGCGATCACCACCGCGACCGGCTGGCCCTGCCAAACCGCGCGCTCGTCGGCGAGCAGATGCTGGGGCGCCGAGCGATGTCCCGGCCGGTGCAGCGCGACGCCCATGAACGGTTCGCAACGCGGATTGATGTCGCGGGCGGTGTACACGGCCTCGACGCCCGGCGCAGCCATGGCTTGCGCGGTGTCGATTGCGGTGATCCTGGCGTGCGGGTGGGGGCTGCGCACGAAGCAGGCGTGCAGCATACGCGTCAGCTTGATGTCGTCGATGTAACGGCCGCGGCCGCTGAGCAGGCGCTGCAGCTCCTGCCGCGGAAGGCGAGCGCCGATCGGGCGATGCGAGTTGTGTTCGCTAGCCATTGGTCTGGCCTTGCCGCCGCTTCAGCACGGCTTCGATTGCATCGACGATGGCGTGATAGCCGGTACACCGGCACATGTTGCCGGAGATGAACTCGCGGATCTCATCCCGTGAGAGATGGCCGCCCTGCTGCGTTAGCTCGTAGGACGTGAGCAGCATGCCCGATGAACAGAACCCGCACTGCGCGGCGTTGCGCGCGATGAATTCCTGCTGCAATTCCGCAAGGGCGCCGCTGGTGGACATTCCTTCGATCGTGTCGACCCTGCGGCCAGAGGCCTGCACCGCCAGCGTCAGGCAACCACGGGCCGTGGCGCCGTCGATCAGCACGGTGCAAGCGCCGCAGACGCCGTGCTCGCAGCCCAGATGAGTGCCCGTCAATTCCAGCTCCTGGCGCAGGAAATCCGCAAGGTGCTGCCGCACCTGCACCTGCCGGCGCAGCGGCTTGCCATTGAGAATGAAATCGATCTCGACAGTCTCGTCGCCAATGGGAGCGTTCATGCTGCGACCTCACTGGCGATCTCGCCCATCGCGCGGCGCGTCAGCACTTCGGCGAGATGTCTGACCGTGTCGCTGCGCAGCCCGGGGCTTTCCTGGGCGACGACATCGTCCTGGATTGCGTTGTGCAGTGCTGAAAAGTCGCCGATGGGAGCCGTTAGACCCGTCAGTGCAGCCGAAGTCAGACGCGCCAGCTTGGCATGCTCGACGGCGCCGAAATACACGACCCTGGCATTGGCGATTTTGGGGCCGTCCATCGCGATGCGCGCCGCGATCCCGATCATCGCGAAGTCGCCATGCCGGCGCGCGAGTTCGAGGAAGAGGCATTTTGTATCGGCAGAAACTTTGGGAAATTTCACCGCGACGATCAGTTCGCCCGGCCGCAGGTCGGTCTCGAACAGGCCTTTGAAGAACTGCTCGGCTTTGACCTCGCGCTCTCCCGTCACGCTGGCCAGCACCAGCGCGGCGTCCAGCGCGATCGCGCAAGCCGGAAGCTCGGCCGAGGGGTCGGAATAGGCGAGACTGCCGCCGATCGTGCCGCGATTGCGGATGGCGGCGTGCGCGATGTGCGGCGCAGCTTTCGTCAGCAGCGGCAGATGCTTCTGGATCAGCGGGCAGCGCAGCAGCTCGGCGTGCCGGGTCGCGGCTCCGATGCGGATGCTGTCGGCTTGTTCGGTGCGGCCGGACAGCTCGGTGAGGCCGCTGATGTCGACCAGAAGCGACGGCGCGGACAGCCGCAGATTGAGCCCGGCCAGAAGGCTCTGGCCGCCGGCGAGCGGAACGGCATCCGCACCCGCATCGTGAAGAATCTGCAGCGCATTCTTCAGAGTGCTCGGCTTAACGTAACGGAAGCCTCGTGCCTTCATGCCGCGCCCGGATGTTCGAACGGTATCGTGACCCGCTCTTGTCGTATTTCGGATCGACCCGCGAGGTCAATGCGACGTTCCGGCAGCTGAAACTCATGAGCTGCCGTTGGGACTGCCATTCATTGACAAGTGAAACGTTTCCAATAAGCTCATTCGGATCAATTTGAACGAGGGCGGCTGCATGTCGATTTGCGGACTTCGCCGGTCCGTCATGGCGGTCGTCATAGCTGCCGCAGCGCTTGGTGTCGTGCGGCTGGCGCGCGCCGATGCAATCGAGGATTTCTATCGCGGACGTTCGATCAGCATCGTCATTGGTTACGGCGTCGGCGGCGGCTACGACACCTATGCGCGGCTTCTGGGCCGCCATCTCGGCAAACACATCCCCGGCAATCCATCCATGGTGCCGCAGAACATGCCCGGGGCCGGTGGGCTGAAGGCCACGCAATATCTCTATGGCGTCGCGCCGAAGGACGGCACCGCGATCGGCACCGTGGCGAGAGGTCAGCCGCTGACGCCGCTGCTCCTCGGCGATAAGAGTTTCGATCCGCTGCGGCTCACTTGGATCGGCAGCGTCACCGACGAGGCGAGCCTTTGCCTCTCCTGGGGCACGTCGCGCGTCAAAAACTGGCAAGATCTGCTGACCAAGGACGTGCTGTTCGGCGGCGAGGGGCAGGGCGCCGATCCGGACATGTTCGCGACGGCGCTGAATCGCATCTTCGGCACCAGGATCAAGATCATCACCGGCTATCATTCGACGCGCGAACTGACGCTCGGAATGGAGCGCGGCGAAATCGAAGGTGTGTGCGGCATCTCCGCGAGCACGCTGATCAGCCAGCAGCCCGAATGGGTGGCGCGCAAAACCGTCAATCTCCTGGTCCAGATGGCGGCCCGCAAGGATGAACGTTTCAGTTCAGTCCCCTTGATCGGCGACCTCGTCCAGAACGACGAGCAGCGTAAGGTGATCGGCCTGGTGATCGCGGGCCAGGCCATCGCACGGCCGTTCTTCGCGCCGCCGGATGTTCCGGAGGATCGCAAGACCGCGCTCCGTGCGGCATTCGACGCGACCATGAAGGACCCCGAGTTTCGCGCGGACGCGCAACGCAGCAATATGGATGTCAATCCGATGCCGGGTGCCGATATGGAGGCGTTTCTCAAAAATCTCTACGCGACGCCAAAGGATGTCGTGCAGAAGGCATCGGCCGCCATTCAGATCGGTAGATAGACCATGGGCAAGCTTCAACTCACCGTGGCGGTCAGCCGCTACGATCACGTGGCCGATGTGCTCAACGGCATCGTGGGCGTCGAAGGCATCGAACTGAATGTTCTCAATTTGCCCCTGCACGATATTTTCTACCGCGCCGTCCAGTTCAAGGAGTTCGACGTCGCGGAAATCTCCTTCGCCAAATACGTCTCCATGATTTCGCAGGGAGACGACGCGCTGATCGCGCTGCCGATCTTCCCGTCCCGTGTGCTTCGGCATTCTGCAAATTTTGTGCGCGCCGACGGCCCGGTGAAGACTCCCAAGGATCTGCAGGGGCGGCGCGTCGGCGTCCCCGAGTGGGCGCAAACCGCCGGCGTCTATGCGCGCGGGATGCTGATGGATGAGTACAAACTCGACCTGGCATCCATCGAATGGGTCCAGGCCGGGCAGGATCAGCCGGGCCGGCAGGAGAAGGTGCAGCTCAGGCTTCCGCCCGGGGTCTCGATCCGTGCGGTTTCAGACAAGTCGCTGGCCGACATGCTCATCGATGGCGAACTCGATGCCGCGTTGATGGCGCAGCCGCCGGTGCGCTATCTGCAAGGGCACCCCAATATCGCGCGGATGTTTCCGGACTGGCTTCAGGCCGAACAGCAATACGCCGCGCGCACCAAGATCGTGCCCATCATGCACACGATCGCGATGCGCCGGGCGATCGTCGAGGAGCATCCGTGGGCGGCCGCCAATCTGTTCAGGGCGTTCGACGAGGCTCGCCGACGCAGCGTCGAACGCACGATGTATGGGGGGATCACCTATTTCCCCATCCTGTGGGGCTTCGAGCATGCGCGGGCGACGCAGAACCTCTTCGACGGCGAATACTGGCCGTATGGCATTGAGCCCAATCGCCGGACGCTGGAAGCGTTTTTGCGCTATGCGCATGAACAGGGCGTCTGCCATCGCCTCTTGAAGCCCGAAGAATTGTTTCCGCAGCAGGTCTGGGGTTCGTATCGGGTGTAGTCAGGAAGTCCTCGCAATTTCGGAGGTCTTCCTACGCCCTGTCGTAAGTTGCTACCATGCGGGCCTTCTGAGCGGCGGGGAGCGGCACGAGGCTGTGCGCGTTTTTCGCGTAGGCGGGCGTGACGGCGTCGCAATACCACATGCAGGATTCCAGGCCATTCTTCTCACGCGTTGAATCGCTGCGCGGTGTCGGCGCGGTGATGGTTGCGACCTGGCATCTGTCCGGTTGGGCCGTCAACGGTGTCGCGCTGCTTCCGCATCAGCCTTGGTCCCTGGTCAGCCCGCTGCAGAATGCGGTCGGCCGATTGGAGCTTTGGATGTTGCCTGCGCACGCGGCCTTGATGATGTTCTTCGTCATCAGCGGCCTTGTGCTGCGTGTATCGCTCGAACACGGGCCGCAGCAGCCGTTGCCCGCGGCTCTTCGTTTTCTGACGGCGCGCGTCTTTCGAATCTATCCGATCGTCGTCGTCTCCATGCTGGTTGCCGGGCTTGCCCACGGCTGGCACATCCCGGCGGATCAATCGGGAGGGGGCAATCCTGTCACTCCGGCGACGTTGATCGCCAATCTCCTTCTCATCGACGTCTCGTTGAACAGCACGTTGTGGGCGATCCAGCTCGAGGTGCTGATGGCTCCGATCATTGTTCTGCTGTACTTCGTCGAGCGCCGGTTCGGCCCCTGGTCGCTCGCGGCGATCGCGCTTGCAACCAGCGTCCTATCGTTCTCCGGAGCTTGGGGGTGGAAGCCGTTTTGTCACAACATGTTCGCTTTCGTGCTCGGCATGCTGATTCCAACGCTCGGCCGCACATGGGTGCAAGGCTGGTCACCGCGAGCGGCGAACAAACTGCTGCTCGGCTGCGTGCTCGGAATGTTTATGACCGGTCCGGTGTTTGGCTTTTTTCACAGTTCGCGGCGTTCTTTGAAGGGTATCTGGCTTTTGTGCTGGTTGCGCTCGCGGCTTACCGGATCGATCTGGGCGCATTGCGCATCCTCGATGGCCGATTGATACGGCTCGTAGGACTGTCGTCGGGCAGCTACTACGTGCTGCATATGGCGCTGCTGGTTTGGATCGCGCCGTCGATCGCATTCTTTGTGGCGCCCGCTTGGAGCGAGCAGATGCCGGCCGTCGTGGGACCGGTGGTGCTGATCGTCGCTGCTGCCGTGCTAACGATTCCTTCGGCACTCGGATATTTTGCGATCGAGGCTCCTGGCATCGCGATTGGTCGCGGAGTTACTCGCAAAGCGAGTCTGCTGGCTGTGGCGCGAACGCAGGCGAAGGTCTGAAACCGATATGGAGGC
The Rhodoplanes sp. Z2-YC6860 genome window above contains:
- a CDS encoding ABC transporter ATP-binding protein, translating into MEVSSEPLLNVRGLAAGYGDIQVLWGVDLDVPRNSIVSIVGPNGAGKTTLLLTLSGMVRVRAGSWHFAGKDLTGSSPHVIVDQGIAHVPEGRRLFRTLSVRDNLLLGSFHRTDRAEVQRDLEFVFETFPVLRERASQDASTLSGGEQQMCAIGRGIMARPKLLIIDELSLGLAPAVVEMLAESLPKVRDQNIAILLVEQDVATAFEISDYGYVLESGKVKMSGRSSELLARPDVRDVYLGMA
- a CDS encoding FAD binding domain-containing protein; the encoded protein is MKARGFRYVKPSTLKNALQILHDAGADAVPLAGGQSLLAGLNLRLSAPSLLVDISGLTELSGRTEQADSIRIGAATRHAELLRCPLIQKHLPLLTKAAPHIAHAAIRNRGTIGGSLAYSDPSAELPACAIALDAALVLASVTGEREVKAEQFFKGLFETDLRPGELIVAVKFPKVSADTKCLFLELARRHGDFAMIGIAARIAMDGPKIANARVVYFGAVEHAKLARLTSAALTGLTAPIGDFSALHNAIQDDVVAQESPGLRSDTVRHLAEVLTRRAMGEIASEVAA
- a CDS encoding (2Fe-2S)-binding protein, translating into MNAPIGDETVEIDFILNGKPLRRQVQVRQHLADFLRQELELTGTHLGCEHGVCGACTVLIDGATARGCLTLAVQASGRRVDTIEGMSTSGALAELQQEFIARNAAQCGFCSSGMLLTSYELTQQGGHLSRDEIREFISGNMCRCTGYHAIVDAIEAVLKRRQGQTNG
- a CDS encoding xanthine dehydrogenase family protein molybdopterin-binding subunit, coding for MASEHNSHRPIGARLPRQELQRLLSGRGRYIDDIKLTRMLHACFVRSPHPHARITAIDTAQAMAAPGVEAVYTARDINPRCEPFMGVALHRPGHRSAPQHLLADERAVWQGQPVAVVIAATRAQAEDAAELVSIEWYPLPAVAEHLHAIEADAAVVHPELGNNLAFDFSLSKGEPDKAYAEADIVIEETLRFERQMAMTLETRGLIADFDPSENSLRVIHAHQSPFQMQHVYSKHLGIPEHKVQVTSPDIGGAFGMKLNIYTDEIATVVASMLLGRPVKFCVDRLESFVSDAHARDHVIRCSIAVKKSGEITAMELDDLGAVGAYGMPFRFNVAEGMMAITVAGAPYRFENYRGRTRSVYVNKNLVGMYRGVGMPFACITAELLTDWAADRLGMDTVEFKRRNYRAKSELPCVTPGGQRLETVSFHECLEALVKLIDYDGLRREQRELREKGIYRGLGISTFCEQTAYGAPYYGPSGASISTQDGCTLRLEPTGSLRCLTSLTDQGQGTLTAIAQIVADSVGVAVDQVAVAGGDSSLSTYGGGAWASRGTAIGGEAALRAGLMLKRNILSLAATISQTSPDQLDVVGGHVVNAKTGDAVLSLADIGRIGYFRQDTLPADFDVQLSVTASFAGNDKLYYMANGVQASYLEVDCATGFIKVLRQWAVDDCGRVINPLLVDEQVRGGIVQGIGATLFEECIYSDDGNLQNGTMADYLVPMASEMPDIAVAHVETPEASTKLGAKGIGEAGLIGAMGAVWVAVNDALKPLGARVTHQPFTPQRILDALAQAKR
- a CDS encoding Bug family tripartite tricarboxylate transporter substrate binding protein, with product MAVVIAAAALGVVRLARADAIEDFYRGRSISIVIGYGVGGGYDTYARLLGRHLGKHIPGNPSMVPQNMPGAGGLKATQYLYGVAPKDGTAIGTVARGQPLTPLLLGDKSFDPLRLTWIGSVTDEASLCLSWGTSRVKNWQDLLTKDVLFGGEGQGADPDMFATALNRIFGTRIKIITGYHSTRELTLGMERGEIEGVCGISASTLISQQPEWVARKTVNLLVQMAARKDERFSSVPLIGDLVQNDEQRKVIGLVIAGQAIARPFFAPPDVPEDRKTALRAAFDATMKDPEFRADAQRSNMDVNPMPGADMEAFLKNLYATPKDVVQKASAAIQIGR
- a CDS encoding 4,5-dihydroxyphthalate decarboxylase translates to MGKLQLTVAVSRYDHVADVLNGIVGVEGIELNVLNLPLHDIFYRAVQFKEFDVAEISFAKYVSMISQGDDALIALPIFPSRVLRHSANFVRADGPVKTPKDLQGRRVGVPEWAQTAGVYARGMLMDEYKLDLASIEWVQAGQDQPGRQEKVQLRLPPGVSIRAVSDKSLADMLIDGELDAALMAQPPVRYLQGHPNIARMFPDWLQAEQQYAARTKIVPIMHTIAMRRAIVEEHPWAAANLFRAFDEARRRSVERTMYGGITYFPILWGFEHARATQNLFDGEYWPYGIEPNRRTLEAFLRYAHEQGVCHRLLKPEELFPQQVWGSYRV